In one window of Allorhodopirellula heiligendammensis DNA:
- a CDS encoding (2Fe-2S)-binding protein — translation MKDDDELCLCFHVTRRKVIQYIRVQQPRRTSELSQCYGAGTGCGWCRPFLKRLFEQETAAGAAGQDTESSPSPEEYARQRAAYRQAQNESLP, via the coding sequence ATGAAAGACGATGACGAGCTGTGCCTCTGTTTTCATGTAACCCGGCGGAAAGTGATTCAGTACATCCGCGTGCAGCAGCCGCGCCGGACCAGCGAATTGTCGCAGTGTTACGGTGCGGGGACGGGGTGCGGATGGTGCCGGCCGTTTCTCAAACGATTGTTCGAGCAAGAGACGGCAGCAGGAGCGGCCGGCCAAGACACGGAATCGTCACCAAGTCCCGAAGAATACGCGCGGCAGCGAGCCGCCTACCGTCAGGCGCAGAACGAGTCGCTCCCCTAA